One window of the Streptomyces sp. NBC_00259 genome contains the following:
- a CDS encoding RcpC/CpaB family pilus assembly protein, with protein MPAFPPLRVRGGLHWQRTRLRRVLRRRRRALAAGLAVTAAALAAWVPRAQVGTDARGEPVALPRHAPPRPAPPPPVDIVSAPVRIADAETVRLLEPGDRVDVIAASGSPAGTGFGAAYGRGSGPREGSRTDSDARVIATGARVADVPRASEGPQEGGALVVLAVPRPVAAALAGASTTSRLAVTLC; from the coding sequence GTGCCCGCGTTCCCGCCGCTGAGGGTGCGGGGCGGGCTGCACTGGCAGAGGACGCGGCTGCGGCGTGTGCTGCGGCGGAGGCGGCGAGCCCTGGCGGCGGGTCTGGCGGTCACGGCTGCCGCGCTGGCCGCCTGGGTGCCACGCGCACAGGTCGGGACCGACGCCCGGGGTGAGCCGGTCGCGCTGCCCCGGCATGCGCCGCCTCGGCCCGCTCCACCGCCACCGGTGGACATCGTGTCCGCGCCGGTGCGCATCGCCGACGCCGAGACGGTCCGGCTGCTGGAGCCCGGCGACCGCGTGGACGTCATCGCGGCCTCCGGCTCCCCGGCGGGCACGGGCTTCGGCGCGGCGTACGGCAGGGGTTCGGGCCCGCGAGAGGGGTCGCGCACGGACTCCGACGCACGGGTCATCGCGACCGGCGCCCGGGTGGCCGACGTTCCACGGGCGAGCGAGGGTCCCCAGGAGGGCGGGGCGCTGGTCGTCCTGGCTGTGCCGCGTCCGGTCGCGGCGGCGCTCGCCGGAGCGAGCACCACATCACGTCTGGCGGTGACGCTGTGCTGA